From the genome of Fusobacterium varium, one region includes:
- the rpoC gene encoding DNA-directed RNA polymerase subunit beta', with the protein MGIRSFEKIRIRLASPEKIEEWSYGEITKPETINYRTLNPERDGLFCEKIFGPTKDWECACGKYKRMRYKGLVCEKCEVEVTRSKVRRERMGHISLAAPVSHIWYSKGTPNKMSLIIGLSPKELESVLYFARYIVTEAGESNLKEGKILTEKEYKLYKQLYGNKFEALMGAEAVLKLLEKTHLESLRDELERELEDVTSSQKRKKVVKRLKIVRDFISSNNKPEWMILKNVPVIPADLRPMVQLDGGRFATSDLNDLYRRVINRNNRLKKLLEIKAPEIVVKNEKRMLQEAVDALIDNGRRGKPVVAQNNRELKSLSDMLKGKQGRFRQNLLGKRVDYSARSVIVVGPSLKMNQCGIPKKMALELYKPFIMRELVKRELASNIKTAKKLVEDADDKVWDVIEDVIQDHPVLLNRAPTLHRLSIQAFEPVLIEGKAIRLHPLVCSAFNADFDGDQMAVHLMLSPEAIMEAKLLMLAPNNIISPSNGEPIAVPSQDMVMGCFYMTKDRPGSKGEGKCFSNIDQALTAYNNGVLDTHAIIKVRIDGEMVETTPGRIMFNEMLPDVDKQYHVTFGKSQLKKLIARLYDEHGFAETAELINKIKDFGYHYGAMAGVSVGIEDLEIPAAKKEILAKADEEVAQIDADYKSGKIINEERYRKTIAVWSEATEAVTKAMMDGLDQFNPVYMMANSGARGNISQMRQLAAMRGNMADTQGRIIEVPIKANFREGLTVLEFFMSSHGARKGLADTALRTADSGYLTRRLVDISHEVIVNAEDCGSEQGIEVGELVSEGKVIEKLEERIKGRVLAEDLVHEGEVIATRNTMIGKELIEKINELGIRKVKIRSPLTCSLEKGVCKKCYGMDLSNHREILLGEAVGVIAAQSIGEPGTQLTMRTFHTGGVATAATVISGIRAENSGKVVYRDIKILENDTTGEQTVVSQSAKIIIGNYDYEIPSGSILKVKEGEKVEIGTTLVTFDPFHIPIIADQDGRIEYRELYVKENYDEKYDVTEYMAIKPVESGDINPRVVIFDNEGNTKGSYTIPFGAYLMVREGEEVKKGQTIAKIIKEGAGTKDITGGLPRVQELFEARNPKGKAMLTDIEGKIEVTGKKKKGMRVIIVKSTTDPKDFREYLVPVGERLVVTDGMLVKAGDKITEGAISPFDVLNIKGLVAAEQFILESVQQVYRDQGVGVNDKHIEIIVKQMFKKVRIVDSGVSLFLEDEVVEKRIVDMENARLKELGKPLIKYEPIIQGITKAAVNTGSFISAASFQETTKVLSNAAIEGKIDYLEGLKENVIIGKKIPAGTGFNAYKNVKAVELEDKELEEE; encoded by the coding sequence ATGGGAATAAGAAGTTTTGAGAAAATAAGAATTAGATTAGCATCCCCTGAAAAAATAGAAGAATGGTCATATGGGGAAATTACAAAACCTGAAACTATCAATTATAGAACTTTAAATCCAGAAAGAGATGGTCTGTTTTGTGAAAAAATATTTGGACCAACTAAAGACTGGGAATGTGCTTGTGGTAAGTATAAAAGAATGAGATATAAAGGTCTTGTTTGTGAAAAGTGTGAGGTAGAAGTAACTAGATCTAAAGTAAGAAGAGAGAGAATGGGACATATTTCTTTAGCTGCTCCTGTATCTCACATTTGGTACTCTAAGGGAACTCCAAATAAAATGTCACTTATTATTGGATTATCTCCAAAAGAATTAGAATCTGTATTATATTTTGCAAGATATATAGTAACAGAAGCTGGTGAGAGTAACTTAAAAGAAGGAAAAATCCTTACTGAAAAGGAATATAAATTATATAAGCAGTTATATGGAAATAAATTTGAGGCTCTAATGGGAGCAGAAGCAGTATTAAAGCTTCTTGAAAAAACTCATCTCGAGTCTTTGAGAGATGAATTAGAAAGAGAATTAGAAGATGTAACTTCTTCACAAAAAAGAAAGAAAGTAGTAAAAAGACTTAAAATAGTTAGAGATTTTATTTCTTCTAATAATAAACCTGAATGGATGATACTTAAAAATGTTCCTGTCATTCCAGCTGATTTAAGACCAATGGTACAGTTAGATGGGGGAAGATTTGCTACTTCTGACTTAAATGATCTTTATAGAAGAGTTATCAATAGAAATAATAGACTTAAAAAACTTTTAGAGATAAAAGCTCCTGAAATAGTTGTAAAGAATGAAAAAAGAATGCTTCAGGAAGCAGTAGATGCTCTTATTGATAATGGAAGAAGAGGAAAACCAGTTGTTGCCCAAAATAACAGAGAGCTTAAATCTTTATCTGATATGTTAAAAGGTAAACAAGGTAGATTTAGACAAAACTTACTTGGAAAAAGGGTTGACTATTCAGCAAGATCGGTTATTGTTGTTGGACCATCATTGAAAATGAATCAATGTGGAATTCCTAAGAAAATGGCTCTTGAACTTTATAAGCCTTTCATTATGAGAGAACTTGTAAAAAGAGAACTTGCATCAAATATTAAAACAGCAAAAAAATTAGTTGAAGATGCCGATGACAAAGTATGGGATGTAATTGAAGATGTAATTCAAGATCACCCTGTATTATTAAATAGAGCTCCGACTCTACACAGATTGTCTATTCAAGCATTTGAACCTGTACTGATAGAAGGAAAAGCTATAAGACTTCATCCATTAGTATGTTCAGCATTTAATGCTGACTTTGATGGGGACCAAATGGCTGTTCACTTAATGTTATCTCCAGAAGCTATAATGGAAGCAAAGCTTTTGATGTTGGCTCCAAATAATATCATTTCTCCATCTAATGGAGAGCCAATAGCAGTACCTTCGCAAGATATGGTTATGGGATGTTTCTATATGACTAAAGACAGACCAGGGTCAAAAGGAGAGGGAAAATGCTTCTCAAATATAGATCAAGCTCTTACAGCTTATAATAATGGAGTATTGGACACTCATGCTATAATAAAAGTAAGAATTGATGGTGAGATGGTAGAAACTACTCCAGGAAGAATTATGTTTAATGAAATGCTTCCTGATGTGGATAAACAATATCATGTAACATTTGGTAAATCACAACTGAAAAAACTTATTGCTAGATTGTATGATGAGCATGGATTTGCAGAAACTGCAGAGCTTATCAATAAAATTAAGGATTTTGGATATCATTATGGTGCTATGGCAGGGGTTTCAGTAGGAATAGAAGATTTAGAAATTCCAGCAGCTAAAAAAGAAATACTTGCAAAAGCAGATGAAGAAGTGGCCCAAATAGATGCTGATTATAAATCGGGAAAAATTATTAACGAAGAAAGATATAGAAAAACTATTGCTGTTTGGTCTGAAGCTACTGAAGCTGTAACTAAAGCAATGATGGATGGACTTGATCAATTCAACCCAGTATATATGATGGCGAATTCAGGTGCCAGAGGTAACATCTCTCAGATGAGACAGCTAGCTGCCATGAGAGGTAACATGGCCGATACACAAGGAAGAATCATTGAGGTTCCTATTAAAGCGAATTTCCGTGAAGGATTAACAGTATTGGAATTCTTTATGTCATCACACGGGGCAAGAAAAGGACTGGCAGATACAGCTTTAAGAACTGCTGACTCAGGATATTTAACAAGAAGACTTGTTGATATTTCACATGAAGTTATAGTAAATGCTGAAGATTGTGGAAGTGAACAAGGAATAGAAGTTGGAGAACTTGTATCAGAAGGTAAAGTTATAGAAAAATTAGAAGAAAGAATAAAAGGAAGAGTTCTAGCTGAAGATTTAGTACATGAAGGTGAAGTGATTGCTACTAGAAATACTATGATTGGAAAAGAACTTATAGAAAAAATAAATGAACTAGGTATCAGAAAAGTAAAAATTAGATCTCCATTAACTTGTTCTTTAGAAAAAGGGGTATGTAAAAAATGTTATGGTATGGATTTATCTAATCATAGAGAAATACTTCTAGGAGAAGCAGTTGGAGTTATTGCAGCTCAGTCAATTGGAGAACCTGGTACACAGCTTACAATGAGAACATTCCATACTGGAGGAGTTGCAACAGCAGCTACTGTAATAAGTGGAATTAGAGCAGAAAACTCAGGTAAAGTTGTATATAGAGATATAAAAATTCTTGAAAATGACACTACTGGAGAGCAAACAGTTGTAAGTCAGTCTGCTAAAATAATTATAGGAAACTATGACTATGAGATTCCATCAGGATCAATACTTAAAGTAAAAGAGGGAGAAAAAGTTGAAATAGGAACTACATTAGTAACATTTGATCCATTCCATATCCCTATTATAGCTGACCAAGATGGAAGAATAGAATACAGAGAACTTTATGTAAAAGAAAATTATGATGAAAAATATGATGTTACTGAGTATATGGCTATTAAGCCAGTTGAATCAGGAGATATCAACCCAAGAGTTGTAATCTTTGATAACGAGGGTAATACAAAAGGAAGTTATACTATCCCATTCGGTGCTTACTTGATGGTAAGAGAGGGAGAAGAAGTTAAAAAAGGTCAGACAATAGCTAAAATTATCAAAGAAGGTGCTGGAACAAAAGATATTACTGGAGGACTTCCAAGAGTACAAGAGCTATTTGAAGCAAGAAATCCTAAAGGTAAAGCAATGCTTACTGATATAGAAGGTAAAATAGAAGTAACTGGTAAGAAAAAGAAAGGTATGAGAGTTATCATTGTAAAATCGACAACTGATCCAAAAGACTTCAGAGAATATTTAGTACCTGTAGGAGAGCGTTTAGTTGTAACTGATGGTATGCTTGTTAAGGCTGGAGATAAAATAACTGAAGGAGCTATTTCTCCATTTGACGTATTGAATATCAAAGGGCTTGTAGCTGCAGAACAGTTTATACTTGAATCAGTACAGCAAGTATATAGAGATCAGGGAGTAGGAGTTAATGATAAACATATTGAGATTATTGTTAAACAGATGTTTAAGAAAGTAAGAATTGTTGATTCTGGAGTATCTCTATTCTTAGAAGATGAGGTTGTTGAAAAGAGAATTGTTGATATGGAAAATGCAAGATTAAAAGAGTTAGGAAAACCTTTAATTAAGTATGAACCAATCATTCAAGGTATAACTAAAGCTGCTGTAAATACAGGAAGTTTTATCTCAGCTGCTTCATTCCAAGAAACTACAAAAGTTCTTTCTAATGCAGCAATAG